From the Amycolatopsis thermoflava N1165 genome, one window contains:
- a CDS encoding sugar phosphate isomerase/epimerase family protein, giving the protein MERTGWPGCSTISFRHLPLAAALAVIAECGFGEIDLGALPGVCDHVPYDLTDGAVRAVAAEVAASGLRVRSVNGDIGDLNRPHDEDERAAHLRRLLDLTAACGADALVLPCGAQSHDPVATLDEDLDLVAAQLHRAAEAAARHGVAIWVEAPHYHRLCWNTELAARLAGRLDPAVGLVLDTSHIVASGGDPAAYAERFAGRIAHVHLRDATPGHINHSIGNGVVDFAATFAALRATGYPGASSLELETRDVTDDERPAAAVKAAAYIAGL; this is encoded by the coding sequence ATGGAACGAACCGGATGGCCGGGCTGTTCGACGATCAGCTTCCGGCACCTGCCACTGGCGGCGGCGCTGGCGGTCATCGCGGAGTGCGGCTTCGGCGAGATCGACCTCGGCGCGCTGCCGGGGGTGTGCGACCACGTGCCGTACGACCTGACCGACGGCGCGGTGCGCGCCGTCGCCGCCGAGGTGGCGGCCTCCGGTCTGCGGGTCCGTTCGGTCAACGGCGACATCGGTGACCTGAACCGCCCGCACGACGAGGACGAGCGGGCGGCCCACCTGCGCCGCCTGCTCGACCTCACCGCGGCCTGCGGGGCCGACGCGCTCGTGCTGCCGTGCGGCGCCCAGTCCCACGACCCGGTCGCGACCCTGGACGAAGACCTCGACCTGGTCGCGGCGCAGCTGCACCGTGCCGCGGAGGCCGCCGCGCGGCACGGCGTCGCCATCTGGGTCGAGGCCCCGCACTACCACCGCCTGTGCTGGAACACCGAGCTGGCGGCCCGGCTGGCGGGCCGGCTCGATCCGGCGGTGGGCCTGGTGCTCGACACCAGCCACATCGTCGCCTCCGGCGGCGACCCCGCGGCCTACGCCGAACGGTTCGCCGGGCGCATCGCCCACGTGCACCTGCGCGACGCCACCCCGGGCCACATCAACCACAGCATCGGCAACGGGGTGGTCGACTTCGCGGCCACCTTCGCCGCGTTGCGTGCCACCGGCTACCCGGGCGCCAGCTCGCTGGAACTGGAGACCCGGGACGTCACCGACGACGAACGGCCGGCCGCCGCGGTGAAGGCCGCGGCCTACATCGCCGGCCTGTGA
- a CDS encoding tautomerase family protein, translating into MPLIQVSLREGRDPARIRALITALTEATMSALDAPKESVRVIVTEVPGSHWAAGDVTLDEKDG; encoded by the coding sequence ATGCCGTTGATCCAGGTCAGCCTGCGTGAAGGCCGCGACCCGGCGCGGATCCGCGCGCTGATCACCGCCCTGACCGAGGCGACGATGTCGGCGCTGGACGCGCCGAAGGAGTCGGTGCGCGTGATCGTCACGGAGGTGCCCGGCAGCCACTGGGCCGCGGGCGACGTCACCCTCGACGAAAAGGACGGTTGA
- a CDS encoding MFS transporter, which produces MRSEALTMRGPVHGTPDARRVAWGSTAGAVIESYDFIGFGTAAALYFGHAFFPNASPVIGTLSAFATLGVGFVARPIGGIIGGHLGDKIGRKPVLVASLIVMGLATFAIGLLPTYETAGVLAPALLVTVRIIQGVAYGAEWGGAILMTYEHAPWRRKGAFTGIVQAGFPIGLLLANLVFLVSVNLSGDWAWRVPFLASLILVIVGLVVRAKVPESPVFEDVRDSGDIVKAPIVQVLREDWRNVLRGIGLRIAETAGYAVAITYMISYLKSEELATSGETIMALCIASAVGIGATIAWGGLTDRIGRRPVYLWVTLFGALWAIPMFLLVNTASLIAIVVTVIVSYAVCQNALAGAQGAWFPELFQAKTRSSGASLAYQISAMISGVTPFVTTLLFLWLGWLGPALLFLAYSALGLVSALLTRETWGRAEREAAARATAETPAEPVRLS; this is translated from the coding sequence ATGCGCAGCGAAGCGCTCACCATGCGCGGCCCGGTGCACGGCACGCCCGATGCGCGCCGCGTCGCGTGGGGCTCCACCGCGGGGGCCGTGATCGAGAGCTACGACTTCATCGGCTTCGGCACCGCCGCGGCGCTCTACTTCGGACACGCGTTCTTCCCCAACGCCTCACCCGTCATCGGCACGCTGTCCGCGTTCGCCACGCTCGGCGTCGGGTTCGTCGCGCGGCCGATCGGCGGCATCATCGGCGGCCACCTCGGCGACAAGATCGGCCGCAAGCCGGTGCTGGTCGCGTCGCTGATCGTGATGGGACTGGCCACGTTCGCGATCGGCCTGCTGCCGACGTACGAGACGGCCGGTGTGCTGGCCCCGGCGCTGCTGGTGACCGTGCGGATCATCCAGGGCGTCGCCTACGGCGCCGAGTGGGGCGGCGCGATCCTGATGACGTACGAGCACGCGCCGTGGCGCCGCAAGGGCGCGTTCACCGGCATCGTGCAGGCCGGGTTCCCGATCGGGCTGCTGCTGGCGAACCTGGTGTTCCTGGTGTCGGTGAACCTGTCCGGCGACTGGGCGTGGCGGGTGCCGTTCCTGGCCAGCCTGATCCTGGTCATCGTCGGGCTCGTCGTGCGCGCCAAGGTGCCGGAGTCGCCGGTGTTCGAGGACGTGCGCGACAGCGGCGACATCGTGAAGGCGCCGATCGTGCAGGTGCTGCGCGAGGACTGGCGCAACGTGCTGCGCGGCATCGGTCTGCGGATCGCCGAGACCGCGGGCTACGCGGTGGCCATCACCTACATGATCTCGTACCTGAAGTCCGAGGAGCTGGCGACCAGCGGCGAGACGATCATGGCGCTGTGCATCGCGTCGGCGGTCGGCATCGGCGCGACGATCGCGTGGGGCGGGCTGACCGACCGCATCGGACGACGCCCCGTCTACCTGTGGGTGACGCTGTTCGGCGCGCTGTGGGCGATCCCGATGTTCCTGCTGGTCAACACGGCGTCGCTGATCGCGATCGTGGTGACGGTGATCGTGTCGTACGCGGTGTGCCAGAACGCGCTGGCCGGCGCGCAGGGCGCCTGGTTCCCGGAGCTGTTCCAGGCCAAGACGCGCTCGTCGGGGGCGTCGCTGGCGTACCAGATCTCGGCGATGATCTCGGGTGTCACACCCTTCGTGACGACGCTGCTGTTCCTGTGGCTGGGCTGGCTCGGGCCGGCGCTGCTGTTCCTCGCCTACTCCGCGCTGGGCCTGGTGTCGGCGCTGCTGACGCGCGAGACGTGGGGCCGGGCCGAGCGGGAAGCCGCGGCCCGCGCGACCGCGGAAACGCCGGCCGAACCGGTGCGGCTCTCCTGA
- a CDS encoding TetR/AcrR family transcriptional regulator, with amino-acid sequence MEAVNTRRDRTRLPAAQRRRQILDVATRLIGEGGFWALSMQDVADACGLTVPGLLHHVGSKDGLLLAVLDHRDAEDFRSLAEQLGLGAGATGWPRDISLAEACEALVRRNATQPEIVRLFSVLQAESLAPGHPAAAYFAARQERVLAEFTAMVSGRVPDPASLARQVVAAMDGLQIQWLRDPDGTDLVAEWQAAAARLFAGL; translated from the coding sequence GTGGAGGCGGTCAACACGAGGCGGGACCGGACGCGGCTGCCCGCGGCGCAGCGGCGGCGGCAGATCCTCGACGTGGCGACGCGCCTGATCGGGGAGGGCGGGTTCTGGGCGCTGTCCATGCAGGACGTGGCCGACGCGTGCGGGCTGACCGTGCCCGGCCTGCTGCACCACGTCGGGTCGAAGGACGGGTTGCTGCTGGCCGTGCTCGACCACCGGGACGCCGAAGACTTCCGGTCGCTGGCGGAACAGCTGGGGCTGGGCGCGGGCGCGACGGGCTGGCCGCGGGACATCTCGCTGGCCGAGGCGTGCGAGGCGCTGGTCCGGCGCAACGCCACGCAACCGGAGATCGTGCGGCTGTTCTCGGTGCTGCAGGCGGAATCGCTGGCGCCGGGCCACCCCGCGGCGGCCTACTTCGCGGCGCGGCAGGAGCGGGTGCTGGCGGAGTTCACGGCCATGGTGTCCGGCCGCGTGCCCGACCCGGCGTCGCTGGCGCGCCAGGTGGTGGCGGCGATGGACGGGCTGCAGATCCAGTGGCTCCGCGACCCGGACGGCACGGACCTGGTGGCGGAGTGGCAAGCCGCGGCGGCGCGGCTGTTCGCGGGGCTGTGA